From Stegostoma tigrinum isolate sSteTig4 chromosome 1, sSteTig4.hap1, whole genome shotgun sequence:
ggtGTTTCCTCAAGTTGAATGGTATTCAACATATAAATACGGCTCCTCACCATCTATCATCCAGTGGTCTGGCAGAAAGGGCAGTcagcccaaactttgaaggcaggttcAAAGAAACCGCCtgcagcttcactagataccaaccTGTCCCAGTTCCTATGTGATTACAGGACCGCTCCTCATGCAACTGCAGGGATAACCCAGCAGAGTTGCTCATGAGGAGAAGACACTGCACCAAGTTAACTCTGAATTTCCTGACCCTGGACGGAGGGTGAAacggcatcaggaatgccagtgcCGGGCACAAGACTCCGCTAAGCACAAGTTTAGTGTAGAAACCACGGAAATGGCTCTGCATGGGTGAGAGGTTGGTTGATGCGAGGTTAGGTCCAAAAATataagggggaaagtttaaaggagacatgATAGGCAATTTTTTAACTCAGAGGGTTGTAagtgcctggaatagagggaaatggaccacaTAGGTTTTTCGTTTAGGAAGGCACCATGTGTTGTTGCAGTCCTGGTGTTCCTAGAATGTACTGTTTTTTTCAATCCTCTTAACCTGATGGATTACATCCaaggattttaaaagaagtagctacaacAGAAATAGCAgaggtaggagcaaattactccAGGTGCTGGAatcttttctgaaaataaaactgctggaattcacagcaggtcaggcagcatctatgaagggagagagcaaactaacgtttcgagtctagatgacttcaCCAGAGCACGATGACAAAGAGtaatctagactcgaaacatcagcttgctcTCTCCCCACGGAtcctgcctgaccagctgtgatctATAGCACTTTTGTGTTTTCAGAAATAGCTGATGCACTCTTAGTAATCATGCAAGAATCTTTAGATTTGGGCGAAAAAGTCCTAGTGGTTTGGAAGACTGCCAATTTAACACCCTTACTCATAAAGAAATGTAACTATAAACAATAGCTTATTATTTGTCATTAGGAAAGTGCTTGAGTCTAATAAACAGTCCAAGAGCAGTGCATAATAAAATCAAGCAGAAtaagcatggtttcatgaagggaaAATTATGCCTTACAAATTATTGTTAGTGTTTCTTTGAGGAAGTATCAAGCAGGACAAATAAAGGGGAACAAGTAGTTATAACATATTTGGCTGTTCATATGTCATTTGATTAGGTAATGCATGTACTTAATAAGACAAGATCCCACAGTGTGAGGAACAGTGTATTTCTATGTACTGAGGATTGATTAACTAATTAAAACAATATGGGAGTATTTTCAAAATTGCAGTCTGTAACTAGTCAAATGACACAGATTGATGCTGAGGCCACAagtatttacaatatatatatcAACGACTTGGACGACTGAATTGAATACACTATATCCATCctttctgatgacacaaaatatCAGGTGGGAAGGTGAGGATGAGGATGAcagagtctacagagggataggGACAGAAAAGCGTGTGGCCAAAAAATTGGCTGATGGATTATGATCTGGGAAAATGTACTTTAGcaggaaaaaaattgaatattatttaaatcagaaaagacagcagaaagctgcagcacagagggatttgagatCCCCacccatgaatcacaaaaagctggcatCCCAGTAACAGGGAAGGCAGGGATGGGAATGGACTATAAaaatagggatgtcttgctaAAACTGAACAAAGCATGAGTTATGCCTAACCTGGAATGATGTGTCAATGTTTTGCCTAAGGAAATATTTGCAGGAATTAGATGAAGTATGgagaggttcactaggctgatccagAGTGGGGAGGGACTGTTTTATTTGGAGgtgttgagtaggttgggcttatactcattggagttcagaattagaggagaccttttgaaacatgtaagatttttAGGCATAGGGTAGCTGAGGAGACATTCTTTTCCTTTATGAGAAAGTCTAGGACCGGAGGGCATATTTACATAATTAGACATCATGCGTTAAAGACCGAGATGAGGTAAAAATTTTGTGACTCAGTAGGTAGTCAGTCAGTAGAAATCTTTATTGCAAAGGGCCGTTGAAGCTGTGTTTTTTGGTATATTCAAGGCCAAGATAGACAGACTTcaaatcaataagggaatcaaagttTATCGCACAAGGCAGGAAAATGTAATTTGGGATAATCAGGTCAGCTACaatgttattgaatggtgcaggAGCCTCACTGAGCCGAAcaatctacttctgctcctatgtcgtACAGTCTATGGAAAAATAATCCTGGACATCTAGACTGTAAAACCTTGTTATAAGCTTATATTTTAATGAAATCACCAAGCTCATTCTATTCATTCTTTCGATGTGGTCTTTCCAAATATATAACTGCAGGAAGACTGAATTATTCTTGTACCTAATCCCCATCCGAGAACTCAGGCAAAATTAATTCTGGCAATAGTTTACAAAACAGGTTTTGTATTGCTATGGTGCCTTTTCATAtttagaaatattttttaaaatttagcatACAATGAGATACTTCGCCTTTCCCAGATATGTACAAATCCCACAGTTTGTGGCAACACCAGAGTAAATCTGTTCATGGATGGAACTCAGATCAGCCCGGGGTTCTGGGACACATCAGGAAATGACTTGTTTCAAGAAATTCCCACACTTTTGTAGCAATAGGCAGATGCACGGTTAATTTACTACTTGGTAGCAAACCCTGCATACCACTCAGACTGGAGTGTAAGGAATATGTGGATGTCAGCTAGTGACAAGTTCTGTATCAGCCTCTGATGACCAAAGAAGTCATGTTCCTGTGATTATATTCAGGTAGGATTGCATTGGCCAGCAGAAACATTTGGAGGATCTTGGCAGGTGCAGTCAGATTTCACTGGATGTTGATCCTAGTATGACCTTTACATGTGGCACTGAGGAAAACATGTCTATCAGGGGCATTTTAAATCAGCATTACAGCTATTTGCATATCTAAGTGTTGGCATTGAACATTTGCTAGTATGCGTTTTGAAAAGAGAGCAATAaacagccctattttaccatagtAAGGACAATTTATCTCAGTCAGTTGGTATGTATGTAAGGGTACAAGAGAATGGGCATATATCATCTCTAATACAACCTTGCATCCTTGATGTTCTCTGTGATGCCTTCTTTCCCTCCAGATGCTCCAATTAAAGGAATTCCTTTCATTGGGTGTTTCTAGAGGTATGGCACTAGCTgccttttattttgaggcgactttaatataaaagcagagatgtacatCTGAGGCActatgaggctctggtcaggccacatttggagtataaTGTGCacttttgggctccatatctcaggaaagatgtattggccctggagcgggttcagacgaggttcatgagaatagtcccaggaatgaaaagcttaacatattaggaacatttgaggattctgggtctatacttggtggagtttagaaggatgagggggatctaattgaaacttacagaatactgaatggcctggacagagtggatgttgggaaaatgcttccattggtaggagagactatgaCCCAAGGGTACAGCCttacagtaaagggaagaccttttagaacagcgataaggagaaacttcttcagccagagagtggtgaatctatgaaattcactgtcacagaaggctgtggaggccaggacattgagtaTATTGAAGACGGAgttagataaattcttgattatcaagggttacagggagaaagcaggagaatggagttgagaaacttctcagccatgattgaatggcggagctgatgcaatgggccgaatggcctaatttctgctcctatgtcttatggtcatcaTCTAGCTTTTCTATGAAAATGGTTATAATTGAATGGAGAAATATAATCTGAATTTAGAAGGAAGTTTGCTAATACTACAATTTCCCTAGAATTGGGTACGTCACTAGAATGTGTCAAGAACTGCTGGGAGCTGTGTTGTCATGTTTGTTCCCAAGGTTACCAGGAAGGAAGAGAAATATATATATAGAAACAAGAAGAAGCAAAAATCATTAACGAAACAGTAGTTAATACATGCAAGTCTATCGGCAAAGCTTGTGGTCAACGTTAGTGACAACACTGAGTGGACTATTAGAGGCAAAACCTGCAGCAAAAATTAACTCAAGTACGTTAAATACTAACTCATGATTTTCCTTTTAGCTTTCTTGGATTTTTGCAAAATGTTTTGCAAGAGTGACAGTATAAAGCATTGAGGAAAATTTTGTCGATGCTTGATGTTCTGTGAAATTGTAAACTCATTCTTTAAAAGCAGACTTAAACTTTTTTGATATCTAGGACACAGAGGAactcttcatttcaaatttgtaCCAGTTAAGTTACTGTCTTCAGTGTTTTAAGTCAAAATTAATTACTCTGCCTTTTGCACCAATTATTCTTTCCTAGGACAGGGGAAATTGTAAGTTTCCCTTCCTTCTACAGTACCCAGATGCTTGAAGACAAATGTTTGTGTCAAACTATTGTTAATTTAGAAGTAAAAATAATTCTGAAGTGGAAATAAAATGTTGAGCCAGCATATGAAATATAACacgagttaatttttcaggtttGACATTTTATCAGAGCTTTTTAATCATAAATACTTCTCCCTTGTTTCACAGGTGAGGGAATGCTTTGGTGGAAATCTGTGAACATCCATTGTAGTGAATTGCTGCATTGAACAGAAAAAGCATTTTCGGAAGAATCTGTGTTCCTGCTGCGAGAGATTGAAAAGACCTGCCAAAACTACTTGTGATTTATTTTACATAGCAACTTGGAGGCATCATGAGTTCCATAAAATGTGTTCTCGTGGGTGATGTAAAAGTGGGGAAAACAGCTTTGCTGGTGAGGTTTACATCAGAGACTTTCCCAGATATGTACAAGCCCACAGTTTATGACAACACAGGAGTAGATGTGTTTATGGATGGAACACAGATCAGCCTGGGACTCTGGGACACATCTGGCAATGATTCATTTCACGGAATTCGACCACTTTCTTACCAACAGGCTGATGTGGTGCTAATTTGCTACTCTGTCGCAAACCCCATGTCTTACTTGAACGTTAAAAATAAGTGGATGCCAGAAGTCAGAAGCTTTTTACCAAAAGTTCCAGTATTGGTTGTTGCTACACAAATAGACCAGCGTGACATAGGCACTTTTCGCACCATCACGTCTGTTGATGGGAAGAGGCTGACAAGAGATATTGGAGCACGAGGGTATCTGGAGTGCTCAGCAATTACTAACAGAGGGGTACAAGAAGTGTTTGAATGTGGAGTGAGGACAGCTGTCAGATACATAAATAAACAAAACAGGAAGAAGATCATCGATCTCAATAAATGTGTGATAGCCTGACTTTCATTAGACTGGTATagtaatttaaaataattgaaactTTCCAATTAGTCAACAAATACTAGAGGTGTTGTCACCTAAATGGCTTTCAGCCTGCGTTGATCATACAATATGGGTATGAGTTGGCCGTGTTCACTGATACTACTGTATCTATATCAGTTTCACTGATACATTTCGACTGAAGTAATGAATCCCAGTCAGGAACGCTAACGGAAAACTGAGGAGGAGGAACTGATTTCAGCATTGACTGCAATGAACTTTTAAGAGTTCAAAATACAGTGACGTTTAATCATTATGGAAGGATTGCTGACATTCttgttttgtgtatttaattTGAGCTGGGTGCCACCATCATGCAAGTTATTTTAAAgttgaaatattaaataaaactGTAACCTTGCACCGCTGGTAAAGTGCGCTTATCTCGGAGATCCAAGTAAAAGTACATAGCCAGTACTTTTGATGACTGTAATATTTAATAATTTCATACTTACTTCCATTTAGTTTTCACTGACGAGAAGCCTGTACAAGTATTATGGTAAGGATCACATGTAGTTTTGTAGCAAAAAGTACTCAtcaataaattaattttttttcatgatcAGAGTTGGTTCCACTGTTTTCGATGGTAGAAAATGAGATATAGCGTGATATGATACACAGCCACACAGATCATGTAGACACAATGTGCCAAATGGCGGCATCCTTATTGCaacaattctttgaggaaaaaTAGAAGTTTGACTCTGGGTCTGAACTAAATTTAGTTATTCTTCAATTGGAAGATCTTGGTAGAGATTAGAGTTGCTGGATTGGAAAGTGGGGAACCACTTCTGTTCACATTTGAATGATTGCTTTTTGAAACTGCATGCGCGTTAGAGTCAGATCAGGACTGGCTCTAGCTCATCTGTAATGTGTCCCATGGTCAAGTTGCTTGTTAGTGTTTGTTGGCTCCTGTACAGTTAATAAATGTCCAGTGGATGAGATTAGCATCCTGATTGTTCTAATAGAAGCAGCAATGATTTTTATTTATGAACCACTTTTACTGTAGAAAAACATTTCAGGATGCTTCACAAGAAAATGATCAATAGAATTTGATGCTGAACCACATAAGGAAATATTAGAATAGGGGACAAAAAGCTTTGTCAAGAAAGTAGGTTTTACCGAGTGTCTTTGAGGATGAAAGAGTTATAAAGAGGGTTAGGGAGAAAGTTCCAGAGCTGAAAGTCTCAGGGCTTGTAGGCACAGTTAAAATCAGGCATGTTCAAAAGTCCAGAATTGGAGCAGTGCTGTATCTTTGAGGGTTGGAGGGCTGAGGAAGGGGGCAGAGGGTTTGGGGACATTGCTGTCCAAGGTGACTTGAAAACCAGGATGAAAATTCTAACATCAAAACAGTGCTTTACTGGGGATGAAATGTTGGTCAGTGAGAATGCATAATTGTTGAACAGGCTTTGGTGCAAGTTAAGACATAGACATAAGAGTTTTGGATAACTTCAAATTTACAGAGATAGAAAGTGAGAGACTGGCTAAAAGTGCATAGGAACAGTCAGGACCTAATAAAGTCATGAAGGATGGTGAAGCAGCAAATGAGCTAAGTCAAGGGTAGCGATGGGTGCTGTGACAGGGATATAGCATCATTATGCCAATGATATAGTCTGAAACTTATCGTAGAGTAAAATATGGCACAGGCTGGTTCTGGATCAGACATTTGCCCAGGACAAGATTTGAAATAGTGTTTATGTAACTGTGGCTGGGACTGAATGCTGCCCCCAACAATTAGttggaaatattcaaattaaaattcaaaaagATCTTTATTAGGTACTGCTTGAGAGATCCACCTATAAACAGACAGTAGGTATCACAGATGGCATGTAGTTATGAACTAATAAATAGGTATGTGAGAGGAAGCAGAGGCTATTTGGAATGAGGGCTAGGCTGCAATAGTAGGAGTTACTGAGTGATGCCCCAGAGGCCTGTTCTGAGATCCATTCTATTCCAGACAAATATAACAACATAAATGTAAATGAATTATCAATATATGGTAGATAGATTTGTAGATACCTGAAACATTCAAGTTGAAAGTCATTCTAACTcagacatcagccatgatcttacagtGACATCAAAACAGGCTGGTTTGTTCTACATAAAGAGGTGAAGGATACTGCCTATGTTGAAAGTAAAACTAGGAGGCATTTATCATCCTGTATAGAAATTTGATGGGTTGCTGGTTAATTTTTATTTGCTGATTGCTCAGTGATTCTACATGACGTGCCAATAACTGAAGAAATTTGCATGCTGGATTCACATAGAAATAACAGTATCCTAtactagacaacaaagtgtgaagctggatgaacacagcaggccaagcagcatctcaggagcacaaaagctgacatttcgggcctagacccttcatcagagggggatggggagagggttctggaataaatagggagagagggggaggcggaccaaagatggagagaaaagaagataggtggagaggagagtatagttggggaggtagggaggggataggtcagtccatggaagacggacaggtcaaggaggtgggaggaggttagtaggtaggaaatggaggtgtggctcgaggtgggaggaagggaaagatgagaggaagaacaggttagggaggtggggacaggctgggctggttttgggatgtagtgggggaaggggagattttgaagctggtgaagtccacattgataccattgggctgcagggttcccaagcggaatatgagttgctgttcctgcaacctttgggtggcatcattgtggcactgcaggaggcccatgatggacatgttgtctgaggaatgggagggggagttgaaatggtttgtgactgggattcctcagacaacatgtccatcatgggcctcctgcagtaccacaaagatgccacccgaaggttgcaggaacagcaactcatattccgcttgggaaccctgcagcccaatggtatcaatgtggacttcacaagcttcaaaatctcccagtcccccactgcatcccaaaaccagctcagcctgtccccacctccctaacctgttcttcctctcacctttcccttcctcccacctcaagccgtacctccatttcctacctactaacctcatcccgcctccctggactgacctatcccctccctacctccccatctatactctcctctccacctatcttcttttctctccatctttggtccgccttcccctctctccctatttattccagaaccctctccccatccccctctctgatgaagggtctaggcccgaaacatcagcttatgtgctcctgagatgctgctggacctgctgtgttcatccaacttcacactttgttatcttggattctccagcatctgcagttcccattatttccgtATCCTATACTATTTTGCAGAGACAAAATTAGGCACTGAGATATACTGAAATACTTAGTTGAGACCCACTTATGATTAAAGAAGTAGATTTGAGTGAGTTTTGAAGATGAAGATGGGGTGGCAAGGTTGTGAGCTTTTAGAAGAGATTAGCAAGAAAAGGGCTAATAAATCTGATTGCTGTTTTGAAAGAGTGCTAATTAAAATCTACAAGAGACTGGAAACAGAAGCATATAAGGCTGATGAAGTTTCACACGTAAGGTGGATGAAATAACTGCAccgaggctggtatcctgtcatcaagtcaccctttcttTACATGTGCACAATATATGGGCTCTGCCCAGCCAGCTCAAAGACAGAGTCGTCTTGTTCTATCGACTGAGtgtcttgtttatatctgtcagccagggctccctgattggggttgtttaCCTGGGATGGGGATGCTAACCTGGGTCAGTCAGAGATggcatagt
This genomic window contains:
- the rhoh gene encoding rho-related GTP-binding protein RhoH produces the protein MSSIKCVLVGDVKVGKTALLVRFTSETFPDMYKPTVYDNTGVDVFMDGTQISLGLWDTSGNDSFHGIRPLSYQQADVVLICYSVANPMSYLNVKNKWMPEVRSFLPKVPVLVVATQIDQRDIGTFRTITSVDGKRLTRDIGARGYLECSAITNRGVQEVFECGVRTAVRYINKQNRKKIIDLNKCVIA